One stretch of Salarias fasciatus chromosome 19, fSalaFa1.1, whole genome shotgun sequence DNA includes these proteins:
- the dmac2l gene encoding ATP synthase subunit s, mitochondrial — protein sequence MRLLSLAVQRAGLLQSCGSRRHFWGWLNAVFNKVDHERIKAVGPDRAAAEWLLRCGAKVRFQGFERWHHDYNGLPTGPLGRYKIQGIDATESCIMYRGFDHLDGLKYVEDIKLNKCICIEDACLERLSSIQNLQESVYMMEVISCGNVTDKGVIALHKLRNLEYLFLSDLPGIKDKETTVGRLKTALPRLDVVVDLD from the exons ATGAGGCTGTTGTCGCTGGCGGTGCAGCGCGctgggctgctgcagagctgcggGAGCCGCAGACACTTCTGGGGCTGGCTCAATGCCGTCTTCAACAA GGTGGACCACGAGAGGATCAAAGCGGTGGGTCCGGACCGAGCGGCTGCGGAGTGGCTGTTGAGATGCGGTGCCAAAGTGAGGTTCCAGGGTTTCGAACGCTGGCACCACGACTACAATGGGCTGCCAACCGGGCCTCTGGGCAGATACAAGATCCAGGGGATCGATGCCACCGAATCCTGCATCATGTACCGAGGGTTTGACCATCTGG ATGGTTTGAAATATGTGGAAGACATAAAGTTGAATAAGTGTATCTGCATTGAAGACGCCTGTCTGGAGAGGCTGAGCTCCATCCAGAACCTGCAGGAGAGCGTGTACATGATGGAGGTGATTTCCTGTGGAAACGTCACCGACAAGGGCGTCATCGCTCTGCACAAACTCCG GAATCTGGAGTATCTGTTTCTCAGCGATCTTCCTGGAATCAAAGACAAGGAGACGACGGTGGGTCGGCTGAAGACGGCACTTCCACGCCTGGACGTCGTCGTCGACTTGGACTGA
- the l2hgdh gene encoding L-2-hydroxyglutarate dehydrogenase, mitochondrial, which produces MFRVVNSACVKAAGAAQLQVLKDVTSRQLHSSYDVALVGGGIVGLATARELILRHPTLSFILLEKEKELALHQSGHNSGVIHSGIYYTPGSLKARLCVRGATLAYEYCQRKELPYKRCGKLIVAVEQEEVPRLKALYQRGLENNVRDLSIVDAKGIREREPYCRGIMALDSPYTGIVDWRMVALSYGADFQDAGGTVVTEYEVDDISAVKESAAGSSEGMKYPIAIRDAKGNEVRCRYVLTCGGLYSDRLSQISGCSREPRIVPFRGDYLVLKPEKNYLVKGNIYPVPDPRFPFLGVHFTPRMDGTIWLGPNAVLAFKREGYKVYDFNARDFADALSFRGLQKLVMRNITYGVGEMYRGVFIAAQVKILQKYIPELSLSDVVRGPSGVRAQALDRNGNLVDDFVFDGGAGDVGSRVLHVRNAPSPAATSSLAIGEMIADEVESRFAL; this is translated from the exons ATGTTTCGGGTTGTCAACAGCGCCTGTGTGAAGGCTGCCGGTGCAGCGCAACTCCAAGTGCTGAAGGACGTTACAAGCAGACAGCTGCACAG CTCGTACGATGTGGCCCTGGTGGGAGGCGGCATCGTGGGTTTGGCCACAGCCAGAGAGCTGATCCTCCGACACCCGACGCTCAGCTTCATcctgctggagaaggagaaagagctCG CTCTTCACCAGAGTGGGCACAACAGTGGGGTCATTCACAGTGGGATCTACTACACTCCGGGCTCCCTGAAGGCCCGCCTGTGTGTGCGAGGAGCCACTTTAGCCTACGAGTACTGCCAGAGGAAAGAACTGCCCTACAAGAGATGTGGAAAG CTCATCGTGGccgtggagcaggaggaggttccCCGGCTGAAAGCTCTGTACCAGCGTGGCCTGGAGAACAACGTGCGAGACCTCAGCATCGTGGACGCCAAGGGCATCCGAGAGCGAGAGCCTTACTGTCgg GGGATCATGGCCTTGGACTCTCCCTACACGGGCATCGTGGACTGGAGGATGGTGGCGCTGAGCTACGGGGCGGACTTTCAGGACGCCGGCGGCACCGTGGTGACTGAGTATGAGGTGGACGACATTTCCGCGGTCAAGGAGAGCGCGGCCGGCAGCAGCGAAG GGATGAAATATCCAATCGCCATCAGGGATGCGAAG GGTAACGAGGTGCGCTGCCGGTACGTCCTGACCTGCGGCGGCCTCTACTCGGACCGGCTCTCACAGATATCCGGGTGCAGCCGGGAGCCGCGGATCGTCCCGTTCAGAGGAGATTATCTGGTCCTGAAGCCCGAGAAAAACTACCTGGTCAAAGGAAATATCTATCCT GTCCCAGACCCTCGTTTCCCGTTCCTCGGCGTCCACTTCACTCCCAGGATGGACGGGACTATCTGGCTGGGTCCCAACGCGGTGCTCGCCTTCAAGAGGGAAGGATACAAAGTGTATGACTTCAACGCCCGAGACTTCGCAGACGCTCTGTCCTTCAG GGGTCTTCAGAAGCTGGTGATGAGGAACATCACGTACGGAGTCGGGGAAATGTACCGGGGGGTTTTCATCGCCGCGCAGGTCAAAATTCTACAGAAGTACATCCCTGAACTGTCTCTGAGCGACGTGGTCAG GGGCCCCTCAGGGGTCCGAGCTCAGGCGCTGGACCGGAACGGGAACCTGGTGGACGACTTTGTGTTTGACGGCGGTGCCGGAGACGTGGGCAGCCGGGTGCTCCACGTGAGAAACGCCCCCTCTCCGGCCGCCACCTCCTCCCTCGCCATCGGCGAAATGATCGCAGACGAGGTGGAGAGTCGCTTCGCGCTGTAG